A single region of the Mercenaria mercenaria strain notata chromosome 6, MADL_Memer_1, whole genome shotgun sequence genome encodes:
- the LOC123549711 gene encoding dnaJ homolog subfamily A member 2-like, which yields MVDTKLYDVLGVKKHASDGEIKKAYYKLAKEFHPDKNPESEEKFKEISFAYEVLSNAEKRETYDRYGLQGLKEGAGGGGFGGADLFGDLFGGIFGGMGGSPFGFGGMGGMGGGRRGRRRGEDTYHPLRVSLEDLYNGKTSKLQLSKTIICKKCNGLGGKAGATVRCRVCNGRGVKVTLRQLGPGMVQQMQSVCPECHGEGEAINEKDKCKECKGKKVNSESKILEVHVDKGMKDGQKIPFRGEGDQLPDLEPGDVIIVLQQKEHEVFSRDNDNLFIPHKLSLTEALCGFEFTVKHLDGRELIIKHPPGTVIEPGKVKVVKGEGFPHYRNPFEKGDLLVKFDVIFPPQNFATTQQLKKLEKILPARPKFEMPEGEHVEEVNLMEYDDTRSSGGGRREAYHDDDDEDDDGMPGGQRVQCAHQ from the exons gCATATTACAAGTTAGCAAAAGAATTCCACCCAGATAAAAATCCTGAATCAGAGGAGAAG TTTAAAGAAATAAGTTTTGCATATGAAGTGTTGTCTAACGCAGAAAAGAGAGAGACATATGACAGATATGGTCTTCAAGGTCTCAAAGAAGGAGCTGGTGGAGGAG gtTTCGGCGGGGCTGACCTATTTGGGGATTTGTTTGGAGGTATTTTTGGGGGAATGGGTGGCAGTCCATTTGGATTTGGAGGTATGGGAGGAATGGGTGGTGGAAGGCGAGGTCGAAGACGAGGCGAGGATACATACCACCCTCTGAG GGTATCTTTAGAAGACCTATACAATGGAAAAACCTCCAAACTTCAGCTCAGCAAAACTATTATTTGCAAAAAATGCAATGG CTTGGGTGGTAAAGCTGGAGCAACCGTTCGGTGTCGTGTGTGTAACGGTCGAGGAGTGAAGGTAACACTTAGACAGCTGGGACCTGGGATGGTCCAGCAGATGCAGTCTGTTTGTCCAGAATGTCACGGAGAAG GTGAAGCTATCAACGAGAAAGATAAATGTAAGGAATGTAAAGGGAAGAAAGTAAATAGTGAGTCTAAAATACTTGAAGTACATGTTGATAAAGGAATGAAAGATGGTCAGAAAATACCATTTAGAGGAGAGGGTGATCAGTTG CCGGATTTAGAACCAGGAGATGTAATCATAGTTTTACAACAGAAAGAACATGAAGTGTTTTCTAGAGACAATGATAATCTATTTATACCACACAAACTCAGTCTTACAGAAGCATTATGTGGATTTGAGTTTACTGTAAAGCATCTTGATGGCAGAGAATTGATTATCAAACATCCACCAGGAACTGTGATAGAACCAG GAAAGGTAAAAGTTGTGAAAGGAGAAGGATTTCCACACTACAGAAATCCATTTGAGAAAGGAGATTTGTTAGTGAAATTTGATGTGATATTTCCCCCACAGAACTTTGCTACAACACAACAATTAAAG aaattggAGAAGATATTGCCAGCAAGACCAAAGTTTGAAATGCCAGAAGGTGAACATGTTGAAGAAGTAAACCTTATGGAATATGACGACACTCGGTCCAGTGGTGGCGGTCGCCGGGAGGCATAccacgatgatgatgatgaggatgatgatggaATGCCTGGTGGTCAAAGAGTACAGTGCGCGCATCAATGA